Genomic segment of Zootoca vivipara chromosome 4, rZooViv1.1, whole genome shotgun sequence:
GCTGGGCAGCGTCCGCCTTCACAAGAGCGCACAGGGTCTCTTGGCCTTGACGGGGGCCGGGTTGAGGACGGCGCGGACAGCCTCCGTGAAGACTTCCTTGATGCCCTCCTGGTTGAGGGCCGAGCACTCCATGTACTTGACGGCGTGGATCTGCCTGGAGAGGCTGACGCCCTGCTGGGTGGTGACGGGCACCTGGTTCTGCTCCTTCAGCTTCTTCACCGCCTCTGGGCTGGAGCGGAGGTCCTTCTTGGTGCCCACCAGCAGGATGGGAACGTCGGGGCAGTGGTGGCACACCTCCGGGTACCACTTGTGCTTGACGTTCTCGTAGGAGGGAGGGCTGGCGATGGAGAAGCAGATGATGAAGACGTTGGTCTGCGGGTAGGAGAGCGTCCTCAGGCGGTCGTACTCCTCCTGGCCGGCCGTGTCCCACAGGTTGAGGCTGATTGTCCGGCCATCCACCACGCTCTGGGCGCTGTAGTTGTCGAAGACGGTGGGGATGTACTCCTTGGGGAAGGCGTTGGTCGTGTAGCAGATGAGCAGGCAGGTCTTGCCCACCGccccatcccccaccaccacacacttgATGCTCTGCATCGCAGCTGCCCTGACACCTCCTCTCCTCTAGCCTTCAGAAATCTGCAGGGGGAGAGACAGACGGAAGACACAGTCAGGGCAAGGAGGAGAAGCCCAAGAGGAAGAAGCTGCTTAGACTGAGGTCCCCctcgctcagtattgtctacacgcctcgctcagtattgtctacacacttcgctcagtattgtctacacgcctcgctcagtattgtctacacgcctcgctcagtattgtctaagataagataagataagatatctttattgtcattgtccccttgcgggaacaacgaaattactcggttgctacatccactcagataaagcattccgcataatccaaaattacaaaaagctaattaaaaacagtaattatactacaaaatgacaagtaaaataagatgacttcaaagtccgggctttccatttaaggccaaaatttctctagagaagaaactgttcctgagacggctcgttcttgcctgcattgttctatatctccgtcctgatggcaggagctgaaagaaatggtgaccagggtgcgttggatctcttgatatatctagtgcttttctatggcacctggtggtgtaaatttgttctaaggtggtgagtgagcagccaataatgctctctgctgttttaataattctacacagccctgctctgtcctgggaagtacagcttccgtaccacacacataaaccgtacgtgagcacgctctgtatggcacagtgatagaaggcaagcagcttCTACACACttcgctcagtattgtctacacgcctcgctcagtattgtctacacgcctcgctcagtattgtctacacgcctcactcagtattgtctacacacctcgctcagtattgtctacacacttCGCTCAGTATTGTCGGgaacaagccagcagtaaatcacactgtgcaagttggtgtcaactctttattagcaagaacgcAAACTGCACAGACTGGGCAAAGCGTCAGGCTTAATGAGCGCAGCAGCTTATCCCCGGTAGGTCTTGCTCTTGCCCCACGAGTCAGTTaccgagactgaaagtccccacctccccacaaccatctaagtcccttcctctccagaacttttcccaagcaatcggagactgtgctTGCATGAAGCTCACTTCCCCTCTGccctttttctgcctcttctgattctgggaggccagtggggaggggagcttgtcccagcaggagagggagactcttgcgggttggccactgtgagaacgagatgctggactaggtgagccattggcctgatccagcagcaggctctccttaggctcttgcaacccccccccaagctgtctcAGGGGTGAacacaacagccccccccccaaccagtaGCTGTTCCACACAGAACTGCAAGCAAGCATTTCATGCCCTCCGTCTGTCGAGATCTGCATCTCTCTGAGACTGGGTTACTTGCTTTGATACAAGGAAAGGCATCAAAGGATTCAtttcagcaatgcttctgaatcccacttgCTAGGCGGAGTTGCCCTGGTGCTCAAATcgtgcttgcaagtttcccactggggcatacAGCCGTccgctgggagaacaggatggtggagtagacaggcactggcctgatcctgcgggGCTGCTGTGTTGCTCTCACTGCCCCTGTGTGTGGAGGCTCCACTTTGGGGTCTGGCCAATGGGCATCTTTTCTCCTCGCCCATCCCAGACAGCCTTCTGCAGGCAGCAAAGCTAAGCTCCACCCCAGCCGCCTCCCGGAGTCAGTTTGCAAGGATGCCGGCGGGCGATGGAGGGCAAGAGGCAGAGGCGGGAAATGATTCAGAAGCAAATGCAGGGTCACGAGTCTCTAGTGAGGTCACAGGCAGTGACTAAGGTCTGGGCAGAAAACTCGAATTGTCGTTTGTtcagattcagcagtaaagagcgggGTTTCGAGGGGAAAGTGCcgggacaaaaagaaaaaaagaaagatgctCAGACACTGTGCTTTAAAGCATGGGCCTGTTTCTAGAACGTGTGGAGGACCCCTAAGCCTGTGCATTGTGCAAGGAGCGCAGGGAAGAAGGCCTTGGGGTGCTGCACTCGCGTGAAGTTAAATAAATGCGTGCTCTATTATTTGCATGTATGCCCCACCTTTGAGCAGCAGACAGGGCTCAACCACCTGGGAAGggggcccatctaggagaaggaaaattctggcCCTAAAcgtccactgccttgtgggatatctctgggagaagaaaaggctcaggggtGAACCCCACACCAATCCAGAgcagagtccctaaggcagttgaatggcgccttgtacgcctccttctggcagctcctggTGCCGAACGTCTGGCTCTGCTTTCCTTCGTGGGggtcttgtcttctgggcagcccaggacctccagacccactgtccaggcttgcaccccagataCGTCGCTTCAGTGCTGCcagcacagcaaaaacaacaccggggggggggggagttatgagTTCCCAGTGTCTGCAGccgcagcaggcgctgtgattctcctgCGGTTTGCCTTCACCctcggaggcgcactccattgtctctcgaggtgGAAGGACGCCAACGAAGCCCAATGGGTGGTGTGcaaggttttctctctcttccctctccctcttcccccagtaAATAATCAAGTGAATGAATGAGATAATAAGTTCACCTCCTCTGCTAATATTCTGTGCTACAATTGGGCTGTTTTTGTGCAGTTGATTTCAGCTTCCGGGCTTCACACGAACAGCAGAATTGTCTCATCTCTCCCTGCTCTTAGATCCACACTGGCTTATTTTGGTTCCTTGTCCGCAATAAATATTTATGATGGTTCCTATTTCGATTTCTTGCCCTCCCTTCATCGTcaggtcccagggcgggttacagcTGCCGAATATTCAGTACTAAAAAGAGCCTAGAGCAAATGGCACTCACGGGAAGAGGGCGGGCCTTATTCCTTcctatatagcaggcatccccaaactttggccctccagatattttagactacaattcccatcttcccaggccattggtcctgttagctagagatgatggaagttgtaggccaaaacatctcgagggccgtagtttggggatgcctgttatataaCTACTTGCAGGGAAGGCAAGGGAAAACCCAGGAGGAAATCCCCTCTCAAGGTAGAGTCAGGAGTTCCTCGATAATTCCCCGTTCTTTCCTGCCCTTACCTTGGACAGTGGGGGGGGGTCAAGGCAAATACAGAACAATCCCCCCCAAACTCCACACACGCTCCCTTCACCCAGAgggcactctgcatgtgctcagagacCTCTGGCCTTTCCTCCCCACACTTTGACCTCCCAAGCAGCCTCCCcaattagaattttttttaagaacacaaggcaaactctgctggatgaagccaaggGCCCActttctggtccagcatcctgttctcacaggggccaaccaggggcccattatgggaaacccgcaaTCAGGATTggaccctttcaactctacaattctatgtttccatGATTCGGGACAGAtagaagaaagcacttcttcaaaaTGCAAAACCACACACTAAAAACCAAACgaacaaattaaaaacagacaCCAATTAAGCATTGTGGCTGtgctcttaattgcctgcacaggcctggcagaatagaaatgttttcagcaagtGTTTGGAAGTTGGCACACAATGCGACCactgaatctccagtggcagagagttccacaggacttgGACGGTGACACTAAAGGCTCGGTTTCTCATTGTTGTCAAACGAGCCTCACCATCTCGGGGAACGGCGAGAGATGCTTGTGCGGATTATCTCGGTGATCGAGCTGGGATGTCAGGGTTCAGGAGATCCCTGAGGTACCGTACCTATGGAGGCAAGTTAcccagggctttgtaaattaacacAAGGACCTTGAGCCTGGATTGGCAGTAAGTGGGCAACCAGTGTGGCTGTTTCAACAATGGAGCCACATGTTTGCAACTAAAAGCTCCCGTCAGCCatctggctgcagcattctgcaccagggGGAGCTTCCAAACCGcccccaagggcagccccacaaagagcaTCTTACAGTAGTCCAGCCTCGAGGTTCCCAACACATGATGGACTGTTGCAATAAGTGCAGGCCCTACAGGagccttcctgggggggggggctccttggATTTCAGTAAATATCTTGGGGGGCAATGGGAGTAAGTGCACTAATTCTCTCCCTAACACCCCAACTGCTGTCCCTATACAGccgtgatggccaaacttggccctccggctgtttggggactacaattcccatcatccctgaccactggtcctgttagctaaggatgatgggagttgaagtcccaaaacagctggagggccgtgtttggcCATCATTGCTATACAAGAGGCCCCAGagggctctctctccccccccccacctgacgaCAGCCAGGAAAGCCGCTCTCTTGTctagcagaggctgcagccggaggttgtggggttgggtggggaggaagaggcctGATCCATAAATACACCCGGCAGCTCTCGGTATATTTAGCCCAGCTCTGGCCTCGGCTGTGTCCGGCTCCGACTGCCATTAATCTTAATTCCGCAAAGCGGGGAAAGCTGAGAGCTGAGCCGCAGGGTTGCCTAAAAGGTTTATTGACAGAGCCGAGAGGCAGGTCCTTGCTTCTGTGCTGGGGGGTGGCGGCTGAGGGGACAACCCACAGGAGCTGCCCCCTCAGGCTTCACTCTTCAGATAAGGGAAAGCTGGCAGgactccagagaagcagacacggagcaatggattcaagctgcaagaaagaagattccacctcaacattaggaagaacttcctgacagtaagagctgttcggcagtggaatttgctgccaagaagtgtggtggagtctccttctttggaggtctttaagcagaggcttgacaggcatatgtcaagaatgctttgatggtgtttcctgctcggcagggggttggactggatggcccttgtggtctcttccaactctaggattctatgattctatggttttgaCACAAGAGTTTTGACGCCCCCTGTCTCTCAAGAGCTGGAGACCACTCAGCGAAGCACATGACAACGTGAAGacgaggctgctggatcaggccaatggcccatccagtccagcaccctgccctatgggaaacctgcaatcaggattcgaatccaagagccctctccccaccctgaggtttccagcagctggcattcagaagcatcacttccTCCGGCTGTGgatggcagagcagagccattgtggctaggagccctCGAGAGCCTTCGCTGTCCACCTCCTCCATGCCAAGCTTAATTgtatcatctccccccccccctcaaataattGTTATTAAAAAATTAACAATAAGGACATCAAACATCCTATTTCCAGAACAGGAGCTGTGAAACACCAAAACTGGAATTTCTGCAGCAGCACCGTTCACAGTAACTAATTTGCTGTTAAGCCAACCTTGCCTTCAAAATCATACAGGAATGTGACAAACTAATcaaggtacaaataatatatactAAATCACGACaggctttaaaaaatgaaattaaaaacctTTTCCTGGTTCAGAGttggaggacccccccccaaaaaaaagtctttctccctctctcctaacactagaactcgtgggtgTCCCAGGAATTTGACCGTTGAGAGATTCAAGGTAGATCAAGGCAGGTATCTGTTCATGCGGCGCAttgttaaactgcggaactccctgccacaggaggcagtgatggccaccaacctggatgcctttaaaaggggattagagaaATGTCAATCGCTGGAAACCTCCAGAGGGGAGAGGCCTTtgatgctcaaatcctgcttgcaggtcccggttcccccctccccaaggcacctggttagccactgagaagaaaagga
This window contains:
- the RHOG gene encoding rho-related GTP-binding protein RhoG, which translates into the protein MQSIKCVVVGDGAVGKTCLLICYTTNAFPKEYIPTVFDNYSAQSVVDGRTISLNLWDTAGQEEYDRLRTLSYPQTNVFIICFSIASPPSYENVKHKWYPEVCHHCPDVPILLVGTKKDLRSSPEAVKKLKEQNQVPVTTQQGVSLSRQIHAVKYMECSALNQEGIKEVFTEAVRAVLNPAPVKAKRPCALL